From the genome of Pseudomonas sp. AB6, one region includes:
- a CDS encoding hemagglutinin repeat-containing protein — protein MLNSDAHGTDNNSKTIVQNGSSVTSGHDLTVQAGRNVTAVASQISAKNNVSVAAAGALTLASAADEQHSYGTSKKVTAQEDHVSQVSTVVTAGGSVALSAGKDLDVIASKVSATDEAYLYAGKDLNLLAAEDTDYSYLSKTKKGSWGKKSSSMSESESDTAVGSVIQAGTKLVISAAQDINAQGATLSATGALQASAGHDINLDAAENSSSEASASSKKGFFSSKSDSSSSSQTTVTST, from the coding sequence GTGCTGAACAGCGACGCTCATGGCACTGACAACAACAGCAAAACCATTGTTCAAAACGGTTCCAGCGTCACATCGGGTCATGACCTGACGGTTCAGGCCGGGCGTAATGTGACGGCAGTTGCCAGCCAAATCAGTGCAAAAAATAACGTGTCCGTTGCAGCGGCTGGCGCCCTGACATTGGCCTCGGCGGCGGATGAACAGCATTCGTATGGCACGAGCAAGAAGGTCACCGCCCAGGAAGATCACGTCAGTCAGGTGTCGACGGTGGTGACGGCGGGGGGAAGCGTTGCGTTGAGTGCGGGCAAAGATCTGGATGTGATTGCCAGTAAGGTCAGCGCGACGGACGAAGCGTATTTGTATGCCGGGAAGGACCTGAACTTGCTGGCGGCTGAGGATACGGACTACTCGTACCTGTCGAAAACCAAAAAAGGCTCATGGGGAAAGAAAAGCTCGTCGATGAGCGAAAGTGAGAGTGATACGGCAGTTGGATCTGTGATTCAGGCAGGAACAAAACTCGTCATCTCTGCTGCTCAAGATATAAATGCCCAAGGTGCAACGCTGAGTGCAACAGGTGCACTGCAAGCCAGCGCGGGCCACGACATCAACCTGGACGCAGCCGAAAATTCCAGTAGTGAAGCCAGCGCGAGTTCGAAAAAGGGTTTCTTTTCCAGTAAGTCGGACAGCAGTTCTTCTAGCCAGACGACGGTTACCAGCACTTAA
- a CDS encoding acyltransferase family protein, which yields MEFIKTWLKIRSTASTGISGAKGQVFRRDINGLRALAVTAVVLYHFNVGRIVGGFAGVDVFFVISGFLMTGIITKGLQQGNFSILSFYWSRAKRILPALVVVTAVLLALGWFFLAPNEYKMLAKHARQSLFFLSNISYLRESGYFDSASHSKWLLHTWSLSVEWQFYLALPLMLAIVWKLFPSKKALIVAHVMVLACSFITCIALTNTVPDKAFYLLQSRAWEMLLGGLCFLLGSNLNLSPLARKALEAGGLLLIVASTFLIEASDAWPGYLALIPTLGAVMVLTAKCESSLWSNNQFTEWLGTRSYSLYLWHWPLVAGLFYFYQQDNALWIAVAILLALMLSELSYRVVEQPVRRGLQKLTLPRALALLVGLVVLTGGVAQFVVTKNGLSQRLSADITQMIEKAQSGNNPRNGECLARGVPCVYGGHMIKVMIIGDSHAATLVTVAQDALATLDEGIYFQAAPACLPVDGLTVREHANKDPEDPCVIMMEQLTKTLGTEMSNVPLIVINRTSIYPLGYNGIDQTQKRSPQAYASMPVDNPTPASLKEFGRLYVESACAMAKNRPVYLMRPIPEMRVDVTDAIGREMLLGNPRDFTLSREDYNARNAFVWSIQDQAHDQCGVHILDPLPYLCDDKVCYGSKGGAPLYLDDNHLNARGGSLLEPMFSKAFSAMPYMQAHAGAVEGGQASGSKSPPKT from the coding sequence GGTGTGGATGTCTTCTTTGTCATCTCAGGCTTTCTGATGACAGGAATTATTACCAAAGGACTGCAGCAGGGTAATTTTTCAATACTTTCCTTTTACTGGTCGCGGGCGAAACGCATTTTACCGGCGCTGGTTGTCGTTACCGCCGTTTTACTGGCATTGGGTTGGTTTTTCCTAGCGCCCAACGAATACAAGATGCTCGCAAAACATGCGCGCCAATCCTTATTCTTTCTGTCAAATATAAGTTACCTGAGAGAGTCGGGGTATTTCGACAGTGCGAGCCATAGTAAATGGCTACTGCATACGTGGTCATTGTCGGTCGAGTGGCAGTTTTATTTGGCTCTACCCCTCATGCTGGCCATCGTTTGGAAACTGTTTCCCAGCAAGAAGGCACTGATCGTAGCTCATGTGATGGTGCTAGCTTGCTCCTTTATTACATGTATAGCGCTGACGAACACGGTACCGGACAAAGCTTTTTATCTTTTGCAGTCCCGTGCTTGGGAAATGTTGCTTGGCGGTCTCTGCTTTCTGCTTGGGTCAAATCTGAATCTGTCCCCCCTTGCACGCAAAGCGTTGGAAGCTGGTGGGCTGCTGCTGATTGTAGCTTCAACCTTTTTGATTGAGGCTTCCGACGCATGGCCCGGCTATTTAGCACTCATCCCAACTCTAGGTGCAGTAATGGTGCTGACGGCCAAGTGCGAGAGTTCGCTGTGGAGTAACAATCAGTTCACCGAATGGCTCGGTACGCGCTCTTATTCTTTATACCTATGGCACTGGCCATTGGTGGCCGGATTATTCTATTTTTATCAGCAGGACAATGCCCTCTGGATCGCCGTTGCAATTCTGCTGGCGCTGATGCTGAGCGAGCTTTCTTATCGGGTTGTAGAACAGCCAGTAAGAAGAGGGTTGCAGAAACTGACTCTGCCTCGCGCCTTGGCACTGCTGGTTGGTCTAGTGGTATTGACTGGGGGCGTGGCTCAGTTTGTAGTGACTAAGAACGGCTTATCACAGCGCCTGTCTGCAGACATTACCCAGATGATAGAAAAGGCCCAAAGTGGCAATAATCCACGCAACGGTGAATGCCTCGCTAGAGGGGTTCCCTGTGTGTATGGGGGCCATATGATCAAAGTTATGATCATTGGCGACAGTCATGCCGCTACCTTGGTAACAGTCGCACAAGACGCACTTGCCACGCTTGACGAAGGCATCTACTTTCAAGCCGCTCCCGCTTGCTTACCGGTCGACGGCTTGACGGTCAGAGAACACGCCAACAAAGATCCAGAGGATCCGTGCGTCATCATGATGGAGCAACTCACCAAAACGCTCGGAACGGAAATGAGTAATGTGCCGCTGATTGTGATCAACCGGACATCTATTTATCCGCTCGGATACAACGGTATTGATCAAACCCAGAAGCGTAGTCCACAAGCCTACGCCTCAATGCCTGTTGATAATCCAACTCCTGCCTCGCTGAAAGAGTTTGGGCGACTCTATGTTGAGAGTGCATGTGCCATGGCGAAAAACCGCCCGGTGTACCTCATGCGGCCTATACCCGAAATGAGGGTCGACGTTACGGATGCCATCGGCAGGGAAATGCTGTTGGGCAATCCACGCGACTTCACCCTAAGCCGCGAAGACTATAACGCACGCAATGCTTTTGTCTGGAGCATTCAAGATCAGGCCCACGACCAATGCGGCGTGCATATTCTTGATCCCCTTCCCTACCTCTGCGATGACAAAGTCTGTTATGGCAGCAAGGGTGGAGCGCCGCTGTATTTAGACGATAATCATCTTAATGCGCGGGGTGGTTCGTTGCTGGAACCTATGTTCTCCAAGGCGTTTTCAGCGATGCCTTATATGCAGGCTCACGCGGGAGCAGTTGAAGGGGGTCAGGCTTCGGGCAGCAAGAGTCCCCCGAAGACTTGA
- the tnpC gene encoding IS66 family transposase: MPENLPDDPVLLKQLLVQMLGERQADKGQIVDLKEQVKLLRDRLFGRKSEQTINPQTPQLALFNEPESVVTPVAVESDEEVVAPAKRRGKSKPLPADLPRVEVIHELTEHELTCACGCAKHIIGEETSEQLEIVPMQIRVIKHIRKVYGCRSCETAPVTADKPAQLIEKSMASPSVLAMLLTTKYVDGLPLHRFETVLSRHGVDIARQTLARWVIQCGEHLQPLLNLMRDRLLESPIIHCDETRVQVLKEPGRDPTNQSWMWVQTSGPPDRKVVLFDYTSSRAQEVPLRLLEGYLGYVMTDDYAGYNALALQPGVERLACMAHARRKFVEAQKVQPKGKTGRADMALAMINKLYGIERDLKDASDEQRFIGRQESSLPVLAQLKSWLDKTQPHVTPQSVLGRAVNYLASNWSRLERYVEAGFLPIDNNAAERAIKPFVIGRKNWMFSDTPNGANASAQIYSLVETAKANGQEPYTWLRHVLERLPQTASVEDYEALLPWNCAPKLPG; this comes from the coding sequence ATGCCTGAAAACCTCCCTGATGATCCCGTTCTGCTTAAGCAACTGCTTGTGCAGATGCTGGGTGAGCGTCAGGCGGACAAGGGTCAGATCGTCGATTTGAAAGAGCAGGTCAAGTTGCTCCGCGACCGTTTATTCGGACGTAAGTCCGAGCAAACCATTAACCCGCAGACGCCGCAACTTGCGCTCTTCAACGAGCCTGAAAGCGTGGTGACTCCGGTCGCCGTAGAGTCTGACGAAGAAGTTGTAGCACCGGCCAAACGCCGTGGCAAAAGCAAGCCGCTGCCAGCCGATTTGCCTCGTGTTGAAGTGATACACGAACTTACTGAGCACGAACTGACCTGTGCATGCGGTTGCGCAAAACACATCATTGGTGAAGAAACCAGCGAACAGCTGGAGATCGTACCGATGCAAATTCGCGTGATTAAGCACATCCGCAAAGTGTACGGTTGCCGTAGCTGTGAAACGGCTCCGGTCACTGCTGACAAACCCGCCCAGTTGATCGAAAAGAGCATGGCCAGTCCGAGCGTGCTGGCGATGCTGTTAACTACCAAGTATGTCGATGGTCTCCCGTTGCATCGCTTTGAAACGGTGTTGAGCCGGCACGGCGTGGACATTGCGCGTCAGACGTTAGCGCGCTGGGTGATCCAGTGCGGCGAACACTTGCAGCCGTTGCTCAACTTGATGCGAGACCGGTTACTCGAAAGCCCGATCATCCATTGCGATGAAACGCGGGTGCAAGTGCTTAAGGAACCAGGTCGAGACCCTACGAACCAATCCTGGATGTGGGTACAAACTAGCGGCCCGCCGGATCGAAAAGTGGTGCTGTTTGATTACACGTCCAGCCGAGCGCAGGAGGTGCCGTTGCGCTTGCTTGAAGGTTATCTTGGTTATGTAATGACAGACGATTACGCAGGTTATAACGCCTTGGCGTTACAGCCCGGCGTAGAACGCTTGGCCTGCATGGCCCATGCACGACGCAAGTTTGTCGAAGCCCAAAAAGTGCAGCCCAAGGGCAAGACCGGACGTGCCGATATGGCGCTGGCGATGATTAATAAGCTGTACGGAATCGAGCGTGATCTTAAAGACGCAAGCGATGAGCAGCGTTTTATCGGCCGTCAGGAATCAAGCCTGCCGGTACTGGCTCAACTGAAAAGTTGGCTGGATAAAACGCAGCCACATGTCACGCCGCAGAGCGTGTTGGGCCGTGCTGTTAATTACTTGGCCAGCAACTGGAGCCGTCTTGAGCGCTACGTGGAAGCTGGCTTTTTACCTATCGATAACAACGCGGCTGAAAGAGCCATAAAGCCGTTTGTTATTGGCCGAAAAAATTGGATGTTCAGCGACACACCTAACGGGGCAAACGCGAGTGCTCAGATCTACAGTCTGGTCGAAACCGCCAAGGCTAACGGCCAAGAACCCTATACGTGGCTGCGCCACGTACTTGAACGCTTGCCACAGACAGCTTCGGTAGAAGACTACGAAGCACTGCTGCCGTGGAACTGCGCACCCAAATTGCCAGGGTAA
- a CDS encoding polymorphic toxin type 10 domain-containing protein, which translates to MDNAIASKDALNLSVGVSLTSEQVAALTHDIVWMESEVVDGQTVLVPVLYLAQANNRLAPNGALIQGSDVTLIAGKNLDNAGTLKATNNLAAMAGNDLVNSGLVSAGGRLSLLAGNDLTNKAGGIIAGRDVSLTAVSGDVINERTVTTHNSSNGYNTQERQFADSAARVEAGNDLTIQAGRDISNSGGVLQSGRDLGLTAGRDVNITSAQVLNSDAHGTDNNSKTIVQNGSSVTSGHDLTVQAGRNVTAVASQISAKNNVSVAAAGALTLASAADEQHSYGTSKKVTAQEDHVSQVSTVVTAGGDVVLHSGNDMTLVSSNVNAGKEAYLVAGGKLGLLAAQDSDYSLYDMKKSGSFGSKETQHDEVTDVKNIGSQIKTGGDLTIVSGGDQLYQGAKIESGKNLTIDSGGSITFDAVKDSHQESHNKSSNSWAWTSMGSKGQVDETLRQSQLSAKGQTLINAVDGLHIDVKDINQQSISQTIDAMVQADPSMAWLKDVEARNDVDWRQVKELHDSWDESHSGLGGPAMLIIIIIVTYFTAGAASGALGSAASATAGSTSAMSAGLAATATTQAVAAGWANAALTAVLTSAASTAAVSTINNKGNVGAALKDTFSVDNLKNYLVAAGAAGLTTGLFNDWTSTSTGSGAAVTDSTKGALANTGKVIVSSPGGLSSLQGVTQFTENQLLQNTTSALLNKALGRDGSLSDALQNSLVSAFTAYGFNLVGDIGVDNHLPDGGLAKIGLHALMGGLASIAGGGDFKTGAMAAGVNEALVNSLASAYAGMPKEEKDQLLLMNAQLIGVLTTAVQDPTAGIGKLQLGSSIAQSGTLYNRQLHPDEIEFASDDARVQRFAAENGLTPEQAQQELLRTAASMVDRGWNSVLSEKDGNTAKAADFLRAELIQAKNDHLFQVSLADYNNERVGLVDLFKDKASLDKVLKNVALVDPLDYRTDAKYMREVLNAKGEGSQEGFVLGLEGAASGASKTALWAMGAVNCPSCAAEDIQNAWNLVLSIPEELRLKGYLDNLYIMQGGGADVIRGNESASTSAGVGLGLAIDGGLAGVKLPEGSGAIGAKGVANPVSDTLARVVPSGLNPTNFAKPGDLDAFVTNASELRGLSNAQIAERLTIPEIPGGFRVIEFPSSSVDGIASPVFRTNPGFVQGGKTAGGAAEFVIPNGPIPSGATQWFPQ; encoded by the coding sequence ATGGACAATGCCATCGCCAGCAAAGACGCGCTGAACTTGAGTGTGGGCGTCAGCTTGACCTCGGAACAGGTCGCGGCGCTGACTCACGACATCGTGTGGATGGAAAGCGAAGTCGTTGATGGGCAGACGGTGCTGGTGCCTGTGTTGTATCTGGCTCAGGCAAACAACCGTCTAGCGCCCAATGGGGCGTTGATTCAGGGCTCTGACGTTACCCTGATCGCAGGTAAAAACCTCGACAACGCGGGCACGCTTAAGGCGACTAATAATCTTGCCGCCATGGCCGGAAATGATCTGGTCAACAGCGGCCTGGTGAGTGCGGGCGGTCGGCTTAGTTTGCTGGCGGGCAACGACCTGACCAACAAAGCGGGCGGCATTATCGCTGGACGCGACGTGAGCCTCACCGCAGTCAGCGGTGATGTGATCAACGAGCGCACCGTGACTACCCACAACAGCAGCAACGGTTACAACACCCAAGAGCGGCAATTCGCCGACAGCGCGGCTCGGGTCGAAGCGGGTAATGACCTGACGATTCAGGCGGGTCGCGACATCAGCAATTCGGGCGGGGTATTGCAGTCCGGTCGAGACCTTGGCCTCACTGCTGGCCGCGACGTCAATATCACCTCTGCGCAGGTGTTGAACAGCGACGCTCATGGCACTGACAACAACAGCAAAACCATTGTTCAAAACGGTTCCAGCGTCACATCGGGTCATGACCTGACGGTTCAGGCCGGGCGTAATGTGACGGCAGTTGCCAGCCAAATCAGTGCAAAAAATAACGTGTCCGTTGCAGCGGCTGGCGCCCTGACATTGGCCTCGGCGGCGGATGAACAGCATTCGTATGGCACGAGCAAGAAGGTCACCGCCCAGGAAGATCACGTCAGTCAGGTGTCGACGGTGGTGACGGCGGGGGGCGATGTGGTTCTCCACTCAGGGAACGACATGACGCTGGTGTCCAGCAATGTCAATGCAGGTAAAGAAGCGTATCTCGTCGCTGGTGGGAAACTAGGCTTATTGGCAGCGCAAGACAGCGATTACTCGCTGTATGACATGAAGAAAAGCGGCAGCTTCGGCAGCAAGGAAACTCAGCATGACGAAGTCACCGACGTTAAAAACATCGGCAGCCAGATCAAGACCGGTGGAGACCTCACGATAGTTAGCGGCGGGGATCAGTTGTATCAGGGTGCCAAAATTGAAAGTGGCAAGAATCTGACCATCGACAGTGGTGGCAGCATTACGTTTGATGCCGTCAAGGATTCACACCAGGAAAGTCACAACAAGAGTAGCAACAGCTGGGCATGGACCAGCATGGGGAGCAAAGGCCAAGTTGATGAAACCCTGCGTCAAAGCCAGCTGAGTGCTAAAGGCCAAACCCTTATCAATGCAGTTGATGGCTTGCACATCGATGTCAAGGACATCAACCAACAGAGCATAAGCCAAACGATAGACGCCATGGTGCAAGCTGACCCAAGCATGGCTTGGCTGAAAGATGTCGAAGCTCGCAACGACGTGGATTGGCGCCAGGTAAAAGAGCTGCACGATAGTTGGGATGAAAGTCATTCCGGGCTAGGCGGCCCTGCAATGCTGATCATCATTATCATCGTGACCTATTTCACGGCAGGGGCGGCCTCAGGTGCGCTGGGATCTGCTGCCAGTGCAACCGCAGGTTCGACTTCGGCAATGTCAGCGGGGCTAGCCGCGACAGCAACAACACAAGCAGTCGCTGCTGGCTGGGCGAATGCGGCCTTGACTGCCGTACTGACTTCTGCAGCAAGTACTGCTGCAGTCAGCACCATCAATAACAAAGGCAACGTCGGCGCGGCATTAAAAGACACCTTCAGCGTCGATAATCTGAAGAACTACCTTGTCGCCGCTGGAGCTGCAGGTCTTACCACCGGCCTGTTCAATGACTGGACCAGCACCTCGACAGGCTCAGGCGCTGCGGTGACTGACTCGACCAAGGGGGCGTTAGCCAACACCGGCAAGGTTATCGTTTCCAGTCCCGGTGGCCTGAGCAGCCTGCAAGGTGTTACCCAATTTACCGAAAACCAACTGCTGCAAAACACCACTTCGGCGTTGCTCAATAAAGCATTGGGACGTGATGGCAGTCTTAGCGATGCGTTGCAAAATAGCCTGGTGAGTGCGTTTACCGCCTATGGTTTTAACCTCGTTGGTGATATCGGGGTGGACAACCACCTGCCAGACGGAGGGCTTGCAAAAATTGGCCTGCACGCCCTGATGGGCGGCTTGGCCTCCATTGCTGGCGGGGGTGACTTCAAAACCGGCGCTATGGCGGCCGGGGTCAACGAAGCATTGGTTAACAGCTTGGCTTCGGCCTATGCAGGGATGCCAAAAGAGGAAAAAGATCAGTTGCTGCTGATGAACGCGCAATTGATTGGTGTGCTCACGACAGCCGTTCAGGACCCCACTGCAGGCATCGGCAAGCTGCAACTGGGGTCTTCGATTGCGCAGAGTGGGACGCTGTACAATCGGCAATTGCATCCCGATGAAATTGAGTTTGCGAGCGACGATGCGCGTGTTCAACGGTTTGCAGCCGAGAACGGATTGACCCCAGAACAAGCCCAGCAAGAGCTGTTGCGCACGGCGGCGTCAATGGTAGATCGCGGCTGGAACAGTGTCCTAAGTGAAAAGGATGGCAACACAGCCAAAGCGGCAGATTTTCTCCGAGCAGAGCTGATTCAAGCCAAAAATGATCACCTGTTCCAAGTATCATTGGCGGACTACAACAATGAACGTGTTGGCTTGGTGGATCTGTTCAAGGATAAAGCGTCCTTGGATAAAGTGCTAAAAAACGTTGCCTTGGTCGATCCTCTCGATTATCGAACAGACGCCAAGTACATGCGGGAAGTGCTGAACGCCAAAGGGGAAGGTAGTCAGGAGGGATTTGTCCTTGGATTGGAAGGCGCCGCTAGCGGCGCATCGAAAACAGCGCTTTGGGCAATGGGCGCCGTCAATTGCCCGAGTTGCGCCGCTGAAGACATTCAGAATGCTTGGAACTTGGTCCTGAGCATCCCTGAAGAGTTGCGTTTAAAGGGGTACTTGGACAATCTATACATCATGCAGGGCGGTGGTGCGGACGTCATTAGGGGCAATGAGTCGGCCTCTACTTCGGCCGGTGTTGGTCTCGGGCTTGCAATTGATGGCGGTTTGGCTGGTGTCAAACTGCCGGAAGGCAGCGGTGCTATAGGTGCAAAGGGAGTAGCAAACCCGGTTTCGGATACGCTGGCTCGCGTAGTGCCTAGCGGTCTTAACCCGACTAACTTCGCGAAGCCTGGGGATTTGGACGCATTTGTTACCAATGCCAGCGAATTGCGAGGCTTGTCTAATGCGCAGATTGCGGAGAGGCTAACAATCCCAGAAATTCCTGGTGGATTTAGGGTGATTGAATTTCCAAGCTCTTCCGTGGACGGGATTGCGTCGCCAGTATTTAGAACAAATCCCGGTTTTGTACAGGGTGGTAAAACTGCAGGAGGCGCGGCTGAGTTCGTGATTCCTAATGGTCCAATTCCATCAGGAGCAACTCAATGGTTTCCACAATGA
- a CDS encoding addiction module antidote protein, which yields MPELLMPYDPAHAMTDPQAVAIFLTDALQTGDAGYVGKVLGMAVHAKGISVIAEATGLTHDQLEGFFSAGDTLRLDALLVIVHALGVKLTVCPIDSDEPACCGEVPG from the coding sequence ATGCCCGAGCTACTTATGCCATACGATCCAGCGCACGCCATGACCGACCCGCAAGCGGTGGCCATCTTTCTCACGGATGCGCTTCAGACGGGTGATGCAGGTTATGTCGGCAAGGTATTAGGCATGGCGGTACACGCCAAGGGCATCAGTGTAATCGCCGAAGCAACAGGGCTTACACACGATCAGCTGGAAGGTTTTTTCAGCGCCGGTGACACCCTGCGCTTGGACGCGCTGCTGGTGATCGTGCATGCGCTGGGCGTGAAGCTGACCGTCTGCCCTATCGACTCTGATGAGCCTGCATGCTGTGGCGAAGTACCTGGCTGA
- a CDS encoding TNT domain-containing protein, producing MRAVQYEVIKPLPVIQGKIAPAFDEVGGGVQILPSFADRVNVEWLVANHYLKLVP from the coding sequence ATCCGGGCAGTCCAGTATGAGGTAATTAAACCCCTACCAGTGATTCAGGGGAAGATAGCTCCAGCTTTTGACGAGGTTGGCGGGGGTGTGCAGATATTGCCTAGTTTCGCGGATAGGGTTAATGTGGAATGGCTCGTGGCTAATCACTATTTAAAGCTGGTACCGTGA
- the tnpB gene encoding IS66 family insertion sequence element accessory protein TnpB (TnpB, as the term is used for proteins encoded by IS66 family insertion elements, is considered an accessory protein, since TnpC, encoded by a neighboring gene, is a DDE family transposase.), translating into MMRPAAKVEKVYLYPKPVDFRKSIDGLSALVELDIKVAVFDPVLFVFLNKPRNRVKIFYWERNGFCLWLKRLESERFKTSPDITDEAIVLTVQELNWLLDGFDLWRNRPHQVLTPRFVA; encoded by the coding sequence ATGATGCGACCCGCTGCCAAAGTTGAAAAAGTCTACCTCTACCCCAAGCCGGTGGACTTTCGAAAATCCATTGACGGTCTTTCGGCTTTGGTCGAACTGGATATCAAGGTGGCGGTTTTCGACCCGGTACTTTTTGTCTTTCTTAACAAGCCTCGCAATCGAGTAAAGATTTTTTATTGGGAACGCAACGGCTTTTGCCTGTGGCTTAAGCGTTTGGAGTCCGAACGTTTCAAAACCTCACCCGATATCACTGACGAAGCCATCGTGCTGACCGTTCAGGAACTGAACTGGTTATTGGATGGTTTTGACCTGTGGCGCAACCGTCCACATCAAGTTTTGACGCCGCGATTTGTCGCATAG
- a CDS encoding Imm63 family immunity protein gives MNVSINDIQLKVYELGKLICAPTCFLIVGSLPFVDGSPYVEIRESKYNFIYSERGFEFSRKTTNSLDELLYWIMVRAANRMALQYEVQNRVDGEDFRRLYFAKLISLVASIDVEWGKRIESEVHNTLISAPYEDDL, from the coding sequence ATGAACGTATCAATAAATGACATACAGTTAAAGGTTTATGAGTTAGGGAAGTTGATTTGCGCCCCTACTTGTTTTTTAATCGTTGGTTCTCTGCCGTTTGTCGACGGTAGTCCCTATGTTGAAATCCGTGAGAGTAAATACAATTTTATCTACTCTGAAAGAGGGTTTGAGTTTTCTAGGAAGACTACTAACTCTCTGGACGAATTGCTTTATTGGATTATGGTTAGAGCTGCAAACCGCATGGCACTTCAATACGAAGTGCAAAATCGGGTAGATGGCGAAGATTTTCGCAGGTTGTATTTCGCCAAGCTAATATCCCTCGTCGCATCAATTGACGTTGAGTGGGGAAAGCGGATAGAAAGTGAAGTGCACAATACATTGATAAGTGCCCCTTACGAAGATGATTTATGA
- a CDS encoding hemagglutinin repeat-containing protein yields MDLQADNDIVLKAATLTAQQNVELSAGRDVVISTAQQSQQSGQSSMR; encoded by the coding sequence ATCGATCTGCAAGCGGACAATGACATCGTCCTTAAAGCCGCAACCCTTACCGCACAACAGAACGTAGAGCTTTCGGCTGGTAGGGACGTTGTAATCAGTACAGCCCAACAGAGCCAGCAATCCGGGCAGTCCAGTATGAGGTAA
- a CDS encoding Imm27 family immunity protein — protein MVSTMMSIQPAETIIVGKWTLENGKLVADTVAQRIDHLIKNELTELGISSDGWSVLYLDKRDSRYWELNYPNSSAHGGGAPCLTVLSRDEAVEKFKILG, from the coding sequence ATGGTTTCCACAATGATGAGTATTCAACCGGCTGAAACTATTATTGTCGGCAAGTGGACTCTTGAAAACGGAAAACTTGTAGCTGACACCGTAGCTCAGCGTATCGACCATTTAATAAAGAATGAGCTAACAGAGCTTGGGATTTCCAGTGATGGTTGGTCTGTCCTCTATTTGGATAAGCGTGATAGTCGTTATTGGGAGTTGAACTATCCGAATAGCAGTGCGCACGGCGGAGGTGCGCCATGCTTGACAGTGCTGTCTCGTGATGAAGCTGTGGAGAAGTTCAAAATTTTAGGCTAA
- a CDS encoding helix-turn-helix transcriptional regulator produces the protein MRKEHGITQTQLAERLGVSQQTIQAYESGKRRIQVAALPELARLLSTTLEELSGQQQETTVRKRGPAPKWQQQLEAIDQLPKSQQKFVAQMLDALIAQATTKASSEGREVLQ, from the coding sequence TTGCGCAAAGAACACGGCATCACCCAAACCCAACTGGCCGAACGGCTGGGCGTGTCCCAGCAGACTATCCAAGCCTATGAGTCCGGCAAGCGGCGAATCCAGGTAGCGGCGCTGCCAGAGCTGGCCCGGCTGCTCTCGACCACACTTGAAGAGCTATCTGGTCAGCAGCAGGAAACCACTGTGCGTAAGCGTGGCCCTGCTCCGAAATGGCAACAGCAACTGGAAGCCATCGACCAGCTACCTAAGAGCCAGCAGAAATTTGTGGCGCAGATGCTCGATGCCTTGATCGCTCAGGCCACGACCAAAGCGAGCAGCGAAGGACGGGAGGTTTTGCAGTAA